catatatataaatttatggttagtattttttaaacctacaataaatttttctattttttaatatattttctatgtttcATAACAAAAAATGGTaaggacttaattttttaaacttcaagttacatgaacatataaattttttgttagcggttcagacttaattttacaaacttcaaattaaataaacatatatgttttataaccaaaaataatttaaaatatatttattaaacttcaagttaaataaacatataaatttgtggttaatattttttaaacctctaatatattttctatttttttaacaaaaaatactCATACTTAACTTTTTTAGCTTAAAGTTAAATGGATATATAAATATGTCATTATCTCATTTATATTCATCTATAACACTCATCCATACATTTTTGGTGATCTGATATTTGATTTGCATATGGtttcaatatataaatttagtttaaataaatatttgtagatGTTGGTGCTTTATTGTATTTGAAATAATTGTGAGGCCATCACGATGTGAATAATTTTAGttctttattttttgtaataataataataatgtattgTGATTTCACCGACTTATTAAAATGAACATAGTCATATAATATTGTTCTAAcgtttgttgatttgattgatttatatatgATTAATGTATGTtctgaatattttaaaatttaagttaaacgaacatattaatttttagttagaggttcagacttaattttttaaatttcaagttaaataaagttaatttatttaattgatagaTTGATACATCATTATGCATTATTTTCCCaattattagttaataattgatatatttttaatttaatttagtttatttatttaattgatacatAACTAAgcattatttcaaataaaaagttGAATGCTACTAATATTtcttacatatttttttattatgcaTTCTTTCACATGAAAAAGTAGGCtactattaatattttttaaaggtatattttctatgtttcataacaaaaaatagttcaaacttaattttttaaacttcaagccaAATAAACACATACGTTTTATAAGCAAAAATGGTTCGAActgtattttttaaacttcaagttaaatgaacatatagATTTGTGGTTAGTGGTTCagagaataaaatataaatcatacaaagagaagaattttgttttctgttatatattttatttattcagcAATGAGCCTTTTATAGGCAAATACACATATGAAAAAAACCATAAAAATAGCAACAATATTTGACACTAAACCATGAAATAACAAATATACTAAGATAATTATTTTCTGTAATACTTTGTTAATAAGGGCATCCGCATCCGTCGGAATTAATCCATGTTAATAACTCTCCATCTCATAAAAAATGATGGGGTCCACGAGCCACATATTCATTACACTAACACTTCCCCATTATTAACACACACCCACATTCATTTAATTTCAACTTTCATTATTTATGGGTTCCACTGTCCACttactcaatttttttttttttaatatttcaatatctttctaatatttttaaaattttacaacaaatattactaaaaataaatagtattattattttaaaaataacttaattctaatattcattaaaatattattaagaaaTGAATAAAAAGTTGgactcttttatttaaaatattattcaacACAATCTctttaaaaaaacacaaaatacaAAGAAAACGAATTACGATAATTGAAAAGAGAATTACATCAATCGAAAATTACATATTCCATTTCTCTCTAATTTGGTCACACAGATGTTCATGAACTATAAGCTGCTCCGGCGTCATTTGTGAAGTGTCTTTCGAAAGGATTTCGTATTCCTTAGGCAAATATTTGCTCTTTTTAGCTTCAGATTTGTTCAAAGCCGCTTTTGCTTTCCTCTCCTCTATTGCAAGTTCTTTTTGTTTCCATTCAGATTCGTTCTTCTTTATGTCTGTATACTGAGTAAAACTTTCGAACAAACTTTGCCTATACTTTGCCAATATTCAGGTGTAGGCGGTGGATACGGAGCTCGGGAGGTGTAATTTGGATGATTCAAAGGATTTTCATAACCTTGGAAATTTGAAACAAACGGCCAATTTGGAAATTGTGGTGGATATTGTGTAGAAGAAACAAATCGAGGTCGATTTTGTGAGTTCTGACTATTGTCACCTATTTGGcttaaaaatatgaaaagatAAATGTTGTGGGATGAAGTTGTAGAAGTTGATTAGTATATGTAGTGAGTAATTTCGAATATAACCGTTGGTGCATAATTTTGCCGTTTGAAAATAGCCGTTGGtgataattagcgacggtttttgaaaaaccgtcgcacatAGCGACGGGtgttaaaaaaccgtcgcaaatagcgatctttttttgtaaaaaaaccgACGCTTTTCACTTTGCGACGGTTtacgaaaaaccgtcgcaaatttcgAAATAACGCCGTTCATTCTGATGAATTTCTTGGCTGCCATGTCAGCCAAGATTATTAATTCTTGCGCCCACATTGGTGGGCGAAAATTAATGGGTGTTATTAACACCCATTAACCAACCAATGTGGGTGCCCTAATAAACAATTacttaaataaacatataaatttgtggttaatattttttaaacctataatatattttctatttttttaacaaaaaatgacTCATACTTAACTTTTTTAGCTTAAAGTTAAATGGATATATAAATATGTCATTATCTCATTTATATTTATCTATAACACTCATCCATACATTTTTGGTGATCTAATATTTGATTTGCATATGGtttcaatatataaatttagtttaaataaatatttgtagatGTTGGTGCTTTATTGTATTTGAAATAATTGTGAGGTCATCACGATGTGAATAATTTTAGttctttattttttgtaataataataataatgtattgTGATTTTTCACCGACTTATTAAAATGAACATACTCATATAATATTGTTCTAAcgtttgttgatttgattgatttatatatgATTAATGTATgttcttaattttttaaaatttaagttaaacgaacatattaatttttagttagaggttcagacttaattttttaaatttcaagttaaataaagttaatttatttaattgatagaTTGATACATCATTATGCATTATTTTCCCaattattagttaataattgatatatttttaatttaatttagtttatttatttaattgatacataactatgcattatttcaaataaaaagttGAATGCTACTAATATTtcttacatatttttttattatgcaTTCTTTCACATGAAAAAGTAGGCtactattaatattttttaaaggtatattttctatgtttcataataaaaaatagttcaaacttaattttttaaacttcaagccaAATAAACACATACGTTTTATAAGCAAAAATGGTTCGAActgtattttttaaacttcaagttaaatgagCATATAGATTTGTGGTTAGTGGTTCagagaataaaatataaatcatacaaagagaagaattttgttttctgttatatattttatttattcagcAATGAGCCTTTTATAGGCAAATACACATATGAAAAAAACCATAAAAATAGCAACAATATTTGACactaaaccatgaaataataaatatgCTAAGATAATTATTTTCTGTAATACTTTGTTAATAATAAACAATGACTAGCTAACAGACTTTATTTGACAAGACATATAACTAAGTACTTCGACAAACCTTTAACAATTCAATAATATTTCCCTTAAACCGATAAGGTAAACATCGGCTTAATAAGAACATCATCCCTCAAATTTGTTTTGTAGTATGCTAATACCAAGTAGCTCCCTTAGTTTATGAAATGCAGGCAGTTTCAGGGACTTGGTAAACATGTCAGCTACTTGGTTTTCACTTTTGCAATAGATGAGATCAATTGTTTCATTCTTTGTGAGGTCacttaaaattgatatttcacaTCAATGAGCTTACTTCTTCCATGGAGGACTAAATTCTTTGATAGTTTTATGGCTGAactattatcataataaattgcaAAAGGATCATGATTCTTGAATTTAAGCTCTTCAAGAATTTTTCTCAACCAAATAGCTTGACATGCACGTGAAGTTGATGCAACAAATTTAGCTTCAATGGTAGATAAAGTAACAATTGATTGTTTCTTCGAAGTACATGGAACAACCGCTTGATCtaagaaaaaaaatcatatccttAAGTTCTTTTTCTATCATCTCGATTTCCTTCAAATCTGATTGTACTCCTTTCTTATAGTAGAGACCAAGTTCTTGTGTTCGTTGTCGGCATCATAAAATCCTCTTAACAGCTTAAAAATGCATTTATGTAGGATTCTCAATGTATCTGCTTATGAGACTGAAGGAATACATAATATCCGACATTGTTGCTGTTAAATACATTAAGCTTCTAACAATTTGCTTGTAAAATGTGTTGTCAATCTTCTTTCCTTCACAAATTTTTGTTAGCTTCAAACCATAGTCTATGAGAGTACTTGCAGAATTGCATTTCTTCATATTAAATCTGCACAAAACTTTTTGAACACGTTTCTTTTGTGAAATAAAAAGCTCATAAGTAGATCGAACTACTTCATACCAAGAAAATGATGCATCTTGCCAAGATTCTACATATCAAACTCAACCATCATGGACTTCTTAAATTTTTCAAACATGACACAATCATTTTTAGAGAATATAAGATCATTAACATATAAATAAACAATGAGATTTTTTCTTCATCTTCAATTTTGTACGAAGTTTATACTCATATGGACTTTTTTGAAAACATACCTTGAAAAATAAGTCTCAATTCGACTATACTAAGCTCGTGGGACTTGCTTTAGCCCATAAAAAGTTTGTTTCAATTTATACACTTTATGCTCATTTCCAACTTAATATAACAAGGAGGTTGATGGATACATATATGTTCTTCCAAGTCTCCATGTAAGAACGTCGATTTCACAGCCAAATAGAAGATAGACCATGAATATTGTGCTACTAAGGCAATTACCAGTCTGATCGTATCATGTCTTGCAACTGAGCAAATATTTCTTTATAACGACTCCAAACTCTTGTTTGTAATCTTTGCTACCAACGGTGCCTTGAATTTGTCGGCtttccattttctttcaatttaCTCTTGTAAATCTACTTCACACATCATTTTTTGACCTTTTGGAAGCTCGATGAGTtcccaagttttatttttatcaaTGGATGTGATTTCAGCATCCATTGTCTTTTGCTATTTTGATTCTTTGACACCTTCTTCGAAAGCTACTGGATCACAATATGAAAATAGAGCAAAATGAACAAATTAATCTTCAATTTGGTTATTACCAGTTACCTCATAATTTGTCATCCATGTTGCTCTTCTTCTAAATCGTTGAGATCTTTGTTCATCTTCTGTCTCATTGACTGAAATAtgttgattgattattgattGTTGCTTGTACTCTACAGATTATGCATTCTCCAAAGGATAATGCATTTCTTCTCCACTTTCTCCATCAAAATCAGCTTGAATTGGTTGTTTATCAGTATTTTCATCAACGAAAAACTACTGaatatcatgaatatttttgGCATTGGGATAACTGTATTTACCGATTATCGTGTTAGTATTTATTTGGTTCAACTTTGAACACAATTCTTTTTCTGCGCATATATTTTACCTTGTTGACTTGTAACTCAACTGGGTTGAGATAAAGCGATTGTATTTTGTTAGCTCAAACCAATAATACCGAAAGTTTTAATTGGTATTCATTCACCCCCTCTAAACATCTAGCCGGTCCTAAAAACATATGAGATTGAGTATATGCTGATAGTCATAGACTAAAAAACGAAAGCTAGAGAAATCCACCATTCATTGTTGCAATtgcaattattaaataacaAAATGACACTTGGTTATTGTATGTTGTTGAATtagttaaatataatttgacatagtatattgataaaataattaattcctTCAAAAGCATTGCTTAAGAATTGATATGTGCATTAACCGATATTTGAACAGtcgtttattaattattttaatttaaattatttaaattgtgtttgtttcatccttttattttaatttcaatttagtttattaatttattcaagTTTTTGTTCAAGTTAATTAAGAATTGTTTTTAATGTAAATTTGTAATATATCAAGTTTTGTCGGACGATATCCGTACTTGTTATTAAAACTTGACATGTACACAGaaataacaaacaaaattacataatgaaaagtaaatatttaaaataaatatgtgaaaacatgtaaatttcatatatgtaatcaatatgaatttataaaaaaatataattttcatttttatttattatatcaacTAATCTAATCTCAAATAAAATCGTTTCTATGTACAACGCACGTGCACTtttctagtatatatatatatatatatatatatatatatatatatgtgtgtgtgtgtgtgtgtgtgtgtgtgtgtgtgtgtgtgtgtgtgtgtgtagtaATTTTTCATGTTGGGACCTGGGAGTATTATGCATGTTTAAACTTAGATATGTTACAAAATGAATGGGCAAGAAACTTACAAATGTTACAAAACAAAaattcttgtgagacgatctcatatgTTAATTCTGTGAGATATATCttctatttgagttatccatgagaaatagtaggtatcttgtgagacggtctcacgaatctttatctgtgagacggctcaaccctactgatattcgcaaaaaaaaagtaatactcttagtataaaaagtaatattttttcatggatgacccaaataagatacccGTGTCACAAAATACggcccgtgagaccgtctcacaaaagtttttgttcatgagaaattattaatttttataccaaaaaatTTACTTTATATTGTAAATATTGTTATGGTTGATCTGTATAACAAATaaagactcgtgagaccgtctcttaAGAGATTTACTCGTTACTAAATGAATGAGCAAGATTCTtaggacaaaaaaaaaattagagaaaTGAAATGAGATTCTTAGtgcataaaatgtttacaaattTGTGCTTATTATATAGAgttgaaaataaataataacaaaaaataattcCAAAAGGAAGCAACGTTCACTATCAAACTTCCAAACAATTTGGCAAACATAGACTTGATAAAAACAACCAACGTTAATAGAAAACTAAATAACAACCTTGAACTATTAAATATTTGACTTCAACAAGAtaagattggaaaaaaaaattaatttaaataagtcCATTGTTGACatgtttttataatattttatgttaattatGATGAATTTTAACTTCAGTgaataataaaaacatttgaaattcattttattttatataactaatgtttaaattaaataaaatatgaatttaaaatttaatttattatttcatccataaaattattatcaaaatttataaatttcaaattaataCAATGACAATTTCGTacagattattattattaaattgaaaaaagaagaaaaaagaaaTTTTGTCGGTTAGCACCGATCGGACAACTAGGCAGAGTTAATGGAAACGTGTTGAGAGCGTTTTTACATTCAATTCCAACGCTTTTAGTTATGTCTCCGCTCATGCGAAATTCCAGCGCTTTATTTACCCAGAAATTCGAACTGAGACACGACCggaattttgaatatttttagcTGAAAAAAGTTGAATTTTACTCCTGAATCCACGGAAGGACGCCGATTCTGTTACTAGATTTTATATATGTTATTAATCAGATTCGATTTTGCAGATGGACGGCCGAATTTGATTCCTTTTCCTTTTATGAATTTTCAATTTTCGTATATTTGATCAGGTTTTTTAGTTCTAAGAAATTGTCAACAAGGTATTCGTGGATGATGAAGAAGGCAATGGAGAGTGTACAGGATCTGATCGAAGAAGCTAAGCTTCGAGCTGTGTGGTGGATTCTCTGCATATTTGGAGTATCTTATTTCTTGACACGTAACTCTCAGTTTCCATTCCCTGTTTCTTGTTTTTGCGAGTATGATGAAAATCTGTTCTTTAAAGAATGAATTTTGCTTTGTAATTCTATTTTTGGTTTTAACTTTGGTCTTGCTTGCGGTGGTATAATGCTGATCCTAGGAATTAGGATCATGCATGTGAACAAAATTAGGGGATTATTAACTCAAAAAAATTTAGGGGATTATTTCTGGTGTTATGGTATGTTGAAGTAACTGTAAAAAGGTACAGTAAATTCTGCTATACCAGACACTAGAGAGGTGCAGTTACCATCGTTATGATCTGTAACATTCTAACTGTACCTAAACTGTTTGGTGCTTCTGGTGGTTATACTACATTTTGTGTTATATGATAAAGATGCGTGTAATTATTCCATCACACCAGTCCCTTTCTACCGGTTCAGCTATGGCACTCGCCATATTGGAAGGTTTTGGTTGTGTGGTACCTAACCTTATTAGGAAAGCTTGTTGATCACAGTGTGTTTATGCTAGTTCAGCTGAAATAGTTTGATTAAAGAAAATGTCACTGCTATTTTTAATGTAACTGAACCATATTTATGTTAGGGACAAGAATTCAACTTTATAAACTGTTTTTTAAAGTTGTTTCCCATGGAATTTCTTCCTGCGAGTCTTCTACttgtttatttagtttttttcCCTCTAATCCCAGTTAGTACACTAAATTTATGCATTTTTGGCAGATACTAGCAAATCAATGTTGATGAACATTCCAATAGGTGTACTCTTGGTTTCTGGATTACGAATACTACTTAATGAGGTGGAATTCCGATGGAAGGTTCAGAACACCAGACCATTGTCCTACTTATCGCACTTAGAAAAAAAGCAGCTGTCTGTGAATGATTCCCGCCTGAATACCCTGTCCCCTGCTCAAAAATGGAAGAGAAAAATAGATTCTCCTGTTGTAGAGGCTGCTATTGAAGATTTTATCAACCAAATTTTGCGTGATTTTGTGATAGATTTGTGGTATTCTGATATTACTCCTGACAAAGAGGCACCAGAGCTTATCCGTGGGATAATAATGGATGTTCTTGGTGAAATATCTGGAAGAATCAAAGAAGTAAACCTTGTTGACCTGTTAACAAGGTATATTTTACTGTGCGTTTGTACTATTGCAAAAGCTTACTAGCAATTGAACTTTGTTTCTCCTGTCTCCAGGGATGTGGTAGATCTGGTTGGAGATCACCTTGATCTTTTTAGAAGAAACCAGGCTTCTATTGGTGTGGATGTTATGGGAACATTGTCCTCTGAAGAACGGGATGAGAGGTTGAAACACCATCTTCTGTCCTCTAAGGAACTTCATCCTGCTTTGATATCTCCAGAGTGTGAGTACAAGGTGTAGAAGTGTTCTGATTCAGAAACAAATTGTTTGCTCAATCTCGTTTTTTCTCCTTCTGATCGATGTTCATGAGATCTATTGCTTCTGTATGTATAGGTTCTTCAGCGGCTCATGGGAGGCCTTTTAGCTGTCGTGCTAAGACCAAGGGAAGCACACTGTTCTTTAGTTCGGTGCATTGCTCGTGAGCTTTTGACTTGTTTGGTTGTACAACCTATCATGGATTTTGCAAGCCCAGGGTGAGGTGCCAGTAATTTTactttttaaatcataaacaagTTATTTTATTCTCCTTTTAAGAAGTTCTCTTTTCCATTTTTTTTGGTTGGATCATGGATTGCAACTATGCGAATCAGACAGCCACTTGATGTTTCATATGTTATGAGTTATCTTGTTAATTGTTACGTAAGTGTTTGGTGCAAGATTAATAGTTGACCAATTTGATCTCCTTGAATGCTTATTCAAGGAAAATGTGGGGGGTGTTAGGAGATGATGATTCTAAGCCGCAAATCTGGAATGAGGATTAATTCTGCAAATATAGAAATATAGAATAAGAGCAAAGTTTCTGGAATGGAAATGAAGAAGATGATATTATAAACTGAAAGAAGAAAATGTTCTTTCCCAGAGATCTTCTCTGCgcaataagaaaatattctctCCCTAGCTCAGCTAGTGCTGACTCTCATGATAAAGAAATCCACTCCACTAACCCTCTCGCGCTACCTCTTTTATTCCATCCCCACAGGGACATGAATCCTGTCCTGTGTCTTCTAGATTAAACATTCTTAATAATGAGCTTTTCGTTATTGGGCCCATCTTTATGATCGTAACAGGGGGTTTAGTTGGTTATCATAAAAAGTTTGATCTTACTTCCTCGTGTAATATGTACCGTAAGAGGGGTGTCATGATTATTGTTTACTCCTAATTTATGTCTCATTGTAGTCAGAAGTCACTCTGTTTCTCATAATTTACTTATCATCATGGCGTGCATCGAAGATTTTTGTGAATGCTTACAGAATTCTTCTTTTGTAATCAATCATTTTTTATGGCATGCATGCATCGAAGTTTTCTGTGAATGCTTACAGAAATCTTCTTTTCTAATTAATCAACTTTTATGGCATTTCAAATTTTGGTCGCTGGAGCATCACCATTATGGAATCTAATTATTCCTAACCTTTTATACAGGTATATTAATGAGTTGTTTGAGTATATTATGCTTGCCTATAATAATGAGGATATTGTTGCTGATCGATCATCTAAGGTTGAGAGTCATAACTGTGATCAAGCTGTTGCTGGAGAACATTACCAAACCAGTGAATCTAATTTGAAAAAAAGTGTTTCTTCTGGCGTTGAAGAAACTGATTTGTCTTTGTCTCGATTCGATAATGAGAAGGCACTGAAATCCAATACCTCAGAAAATTTCTTCGCTAATAACATTCCACGGCCTGCTGAATGGGCAAAAGCATTTGATGCAGCAAGCCAAAGAAGAACAGAAGTCCTTATGCCTGAAAATCTTGAAAACATGTGGGCCATCGGAAGAAACTATAAAAAGAAACTTCAAAAGAAGGCTGCTCCACGACCTCAGGCTTCTGAAGGTACTGGCTCATTAGACATCACAGTCCCACTCCCACAAAAACAATTGTTCACGGGCATACCAGTGCAGAAGCCCAAAACATCAATCGAAGCAGAAGATAAGAATTATAAGAAACCAACTACCGGGCCTGACCAAGATAACCAACCTACCAATTCCAGCATTGCTGCTTTTGGCAGTTCAAAAGATCATGACCGGGAAGCTTTTTTGAAGGAAGGATCTACCATTGAGGATCTGGAAAAAACTGTTGTTGTTTCTTcctatgaaaataaaaataagctTAAAAAATCAAACAGTGCTTCTGATTTACGCATTCATCCTAGATTCGAAGATACACTTACTAGTGTAGGTATTGCGCCCATCATTTCAGAATACTACAGTGCAGATGCTAAGAAGCCTAATATACACAGCAGGAAGAGTATTTCAGATATGGTTATTCATGGTGAAGGGCTGCATGTTCCGAAGCTAAGATGTCGAGTAAGACGACTAAGTTTGTTTTTTATATTGGGTTAATCTTGAAATGTAAAGCATGTATGAGTGGTTAATAGAATTTAACGAGCAAGATGTATAATGTAAATTGTTTTCTCTATTTGCCTGCATTTGCATGATCAGCTACTTTAACTGAAGCTTGAGTTAAAGAGTTCTTTTACAATTTATGGAAACCATTGATTAGTGCCATCTGATGATTTATGGTGTCTTGAGTTGATCAACAAACCTTGATTCTGCAGGTTGTTGGAGCATACTTTGAGAAACTTGGCTCAAAGTCCTTTGCAGTTTACTCAATTGCTGTGACTGATGCTGACTACAATACTTGGTTTGTGAAAAGAAGGTAATGTTTGTGCATCCAGTTGAATAAAAGATATTGCTATACCCATAAATCATAATACTTTTCAACTTTGTTGATCTTCTTTCATTCTACTGAGCGAGAGTTTCTTAGTAGATCTGGATTactcaattatttttttaattgttcacTTGAGATTTATTTTGTCTTGCTGTTTGCAGATATCGAAATTTTGAGAGATTACATAGACATCTTAAGGACATTCCTAATTATACATTGCATTTACCTCCCAAAAGGATATTTTCTTCAAGTACGGAGGATTCTTTTGTTCATCAGCGCTGCATTCAGCTTGACA
This region of Primulina eburnea isolate SZY01 chromosome 14, ASM2296580v1, whole genome shotgun sequence genomic DNA includes:
- the LOC140811563 gene encoding uncharacterized protein — protein: MMKKAMESVQDLIEEAKLRAVWWILCIFGVSYFLTHTSKSMLMNIPIGVLLVSGLRILLNEVEFRWKVQNTRPLSYLSHLEKKQLSVNDSRLNTLSPAQKWKRKIDSPVVEAAIEDFINQILRDFVIDLWYSDITPDKEAPELIRGIIMDVLGEISGRIKEVNLVDLLTRDVVDLVGDHLDLFRRNQASIGVDVMGTLSSEERDERLKHHLLSSKELHPALISPECEYKVLQRLMGGLLAVVLRPREAHCSLVRCIARELLTCLVVQPIMDFASPGYINELFEYIMLAYNNEDIVADRSSKVESHNCDQAVAGEHYQTSESNLKKSVSSGVEETDLSLSRFDNEKALKSNTSENFFANNIPRPAEWAKAFDAASQRRTEVLMPENLENMWAIGRNYKKKLQKKAAPRPQASEGTGSLDITVPLPQKQLFTGIPVQKPKTSIEAEDKNYKKPTTGPDQDNQPTNSSIAAFGSSKDHDREAFLKEGSTIEDLEKTVVVSSYENKNKLKKSNSASDLRIHPRFEDTLTSVGIAPIISEYYSADAKKPNIHSRKSISDMVIHGEGLHVPKLRCRVVGAYFEKLGSKSFAVYSIAVTDADYNTWFVKRRYRNFERLHRHLKDIPNYTLHLPPKRIFSSSTEDSFVHQRCIQLDKYLQDLLSIANVAEQHEVWDFLSASSKNYSFGKSSSAMRSLAVNVDDAVDDIVRQFKGVSDGLMRKVVGSPSSFHEPSSSITSRNLSLTFDDLYKLAMRESTSESINSFSDNEEGDNANQGQQELESIAQANGWHSDNELSSQGFPPRVVKLGEEVSLLNFEEIHGVKMKPATSCESKYRESSLALMSVTLDDPTAVPPEWTPPNLSVPVLNLVDNIFQLKRRGWLRRQVFWISKQILQLVMEDAIDDWLSRQIQWLRREEVIAQGIRWVHNVLWPDGTFFLRLHTQSLLNDSQTNQGSWQNTRKQSGRRVAQPGSFEQQLEAARRASDLKKMIFDGAPTTLVSLIGQKQYKRCARDVYYFLQSTVCLKQLGYGILELILISVFPELRDIVTDVHEKMRVQPE